The Candidatus Deferrimicrobium sp. genome includes the window GGGGGGCCTCTGTTTCCAGGCGGGGTGGGAAGCGGTCGCCTCGGGGCGGATGAACGTATGCGCGGCGTTCGGGTTCGAAACGATGTCCCACGTTCCGACGTGGAAGGGGAACGAATTCATCGCCCTTGCGTCCGATGTGAATTTCGACTACCCGGTCGGGGGGTTCTACTCCGGGTATTACGCGATGATGGTGAACCGACACATGCACGAGTTCGGCACCACGGTCGAACAGCTCGCGATGGTGTCCGTGAAAAACCATATGAATGCATATGGCAACCCGTACGCCCAGAAGCGGCGCAAGCTGACCATCGCCGATGTGAGGAACTCCGCCATGGTCGCCTACCCGCTGACCCTTCTCGACATCTGCGTGATGTCCGACGGCGCGGCGACCTGCATCCTCGCCGATGAGGAGACCGCGTTCAAGCTCACGGACCACCCCGTGAAGATCACCGGCGTGGGGACGGGGACCGACATGATGCGCATGTCGGA containing:
- a CDS encoding hypothetical protein (Catalyzes the synthesis of acetoacetyl coenzyme A from two molecules of acetyl coenzyme A. It can also act as a thiolase, catalyzing the reverse reaction and generating two-carbon units from the four-carbon product of fatty acid oxidation) produces the protein MRPVYMVSGGVSKFAKARPDATFQKIVKESFDYAMNDVPKLKHSMIDGSVVSYFSDHFTRQLMAGIMAVDYLGLCPKPNKRIEGGGATGGLCFQAGWEAVASGRMNVCAAFGFETMSHVPTWKGNEFIALASDVNFDYPVGGFYSGYYAMMVNRHMHEFGTTVEQLAMVSVKNHMNAYGNPYAQKRRKLTIADVRNSAMVAYPLTLLDICVMSDGAATCILADEETAFKLTDHPVKITGVGTGTDMMRMSDRPHGEVLLAPNEKKSDYKKLKYPGVHSFRAGRSAGLQAYKMAGVTDPLKQIDFVELHDAYTS